In one window of Pseudomonadota bacterium DNA:
- a CDS encoding HAMP domain-containing protein: MKKYKSVRTKLILVIFLAVLTTAILCIGVNVYNFSKYYREAIDGKINASAQSVIKTINEILKSGSLGSSGVITEWIGRDCERAKTSDKDILYLAVTDTKGLIHYHTEKQYMNKTFEQPKNVIDKAYPIKPDGGDSAGILHIGIEKKTINNKINAFIFGGVLISVFILCLILPLVSLLVSNRIMKPLKKITVMLTDIAEGDGDLTKRLERVETQDEFEVLSKKFNKFVDKVHELVVKVGQNTSNVSRSANELYAKTEEMKDVIV, encoded by the coding sequence ATGAAGAAGTATAAAAGTGTGAGAACAAAACTCATACTGGTAATTTTTCTCGCAGTGCTGACAACAGCAATTTTGTGTATAGGGGTTAATGTATACAATTTCTCAAAATATTATCGTGAAGCTATTGATGGTAAGATAAACGCATCTGCACAAAGTGTCATTAAGACGATCAATGAAATACTGAAATCAGGCTCGCTGGGAAGCAGCGGAGTGATAACGGAATGGATCGGAAGGGACTGTGAGAGGGCTAAAACTTCAGATAAGGACATCCTATATCTGGCGGTTACCGATACCAAAGGGCTAATCCATTACCATACCGAAAAGCAGTATATGAACAAAACATTCGAGCAGCCAAAGAATGTCATTGACAAAGCATACCCCATTAAACCCGATGGAGGAGATAGTGCAGGCATCTTACATATAGGCATCGAAAAGAAAACCATTAACAATAAAATAAACGCCTTTATATTCGGAGGAGTCTTGATCAGTGTTTTTATACTTTGCCTGATTTTGCCATTGGTTTCCCTTCTCGTTTCAAACAGAATAATGAAACCGCTAAAGAAGATTACTGTCATGCTGACGGACATAGCCGAAGGAGATGGGGATCTCACGAAAAGACTGGAAAGGGTTGAGACACAAGATGAATTCGAGGTACTTTCAAAGAAGTTCAATAAATTCGTTGATAAAGTACACGAACTTGTTGTGAAGGTAGGACAAAACACTTCAAATGTATCACGTTCTGCCAATGAGCTCTATGCAAAGACAGAAGAAATGAAAGATGTAATTGT
- a CDS encoding TRAP transporter substrate-binding protein, translating into MVLLMVVASALVLGSPVRGADVIKLKAANYLPVTHKMSILTAKFCDEIKKRTDGRVQITYYPGGTLLSPVKMFNGVVTDIADMGVSHISYTRGRFPVMEVFAQPLGFPSGYVASKVSQDFYSKFKPAEWDSVQVLYINTSGPLIVQTISKPVKTLEDMKGLKLRATGETADVVKALGAVPIPLEMPDVYESLRRAVIDGIMVDLSTLRYWKFAEVVRNVTASWRLGTGYTFYFVMNKAKWNSLPPDIQKIFMEVAAETQDAQARLWNEMDIEGLDAFKKENGQLISLSEAEAGKWIKAVEPMVGSYKKEMVSKGFKAADVDAWFSFIRERIDYWKAEEKRGGVKAPF; encoded by the coding sequence ATGGTTTTACTGATGGTGGTTGCCTCAGCCCTTGTTCTCGGTTCTCCGGTAAGGGGAGCAGATGTTATAAAACTCAAGGCTGCCAACTATCTTCCGGTTACTCACAAGATGTCTATTCTTACCGCAAAGTTCTGTGACGAGATCAAAAAGCGCACAGACGGCAGGGTCCAAATCACGTACTATCCCGGCGGTACCCTTCTTTCACCGGTGAAGATGTTCAACGGCGTGGTGACTGACATTGCAGATATGGGAGTTTCTCATATTTCATACACCCGCGGACGTTTTCCCGTGATGGAGGTCTTCGCTCAACCACTTGGATTCCCAAGCGGGTATGTGGCATCCAAGGTAAGCCAGGACTTTTACTCAAAATTCAAGCCCGCTGAATGGGATTCTGTCCAAGTCCTCTACATCAATACTTCGGGACCGTTAATTGTCCAGACCATCAGCAAACCCGTGAAGACCCTTGAAGATATGAAGGGCCTTAAACTGAGGGCGACAGGCGAAACTGCCGACGTCGTGAAGGCCTTAGGTGCTGTTCCAATACCACTTGAGATGCCCGATGTTTATGAGTCTCTCAGAAGGGCTGTGATCGACGGAATCATGGTGGACCTTTCCACGCTAAGATACTGGAAATTCGCTGAGGTCGTCAGAAACGTCACCGCATCGTGGCGGCTCGGTACCGGTTACACCTTTTACTTTGTGATGAACAAAGCCAAGTGGAACTCCTTGCCTCCTGACATTCAAAAAATCTTTATGGAGGTCGCCGCAGAGACGCAGGATGCCCAGGCGCGCCTATGGAATGAAATGGACATTGAGGGACTGGATGCCTTTAAGAAGGAAAACGGCCAATTGATATCTTTGTCCGAGGCGGAAGCAGGGAAATGGATAAAGGCTGTGGAGCCTATGGTGGGCAGTTACAAAAAAGAGATGGTATCCAAAGGGTTCAAGGCTGCTGATGTTGACGCGTGGTTCAGCTTTATCAGGGAGCGGATCGATTATTGGAAGGCAGAGGAAAAGCGGGGAGGGGTGAAAGCACCATTTTAG
- a CDS encoding NAD(P)/FAD-dependent oxidoreductase — MFEEKMSRRSFITLSAITATSLALDWSKINALAATMGDKANYPVVVIGAGLGGLCAAAYLSKFGVPVTLVEQHTIPGGYATAFERGDFTFEVSLHLITINNNSTAAIMKDLGILDKLPMVSLPDQQTPESLVETLAKKSPSEKDGIRSFVNEITGISDEISSLAKRKGNSGRVSLLQYPKMWNVKDKTLADLLNGYVKDQELKDLLASGWGAYGLPPSKLSAFYFAAARGGSLKNGSFYIRPRSQALSDALAETITRSGGKILYGTAAQNIRVKGGAVEGVELHNGRVLPAVTVVSNASALTTFKKMLSPGSVPADYLKKLDGYSTSLSTFIVWLGLNKDVRQIIKTYRQGFKTGRGIEADYLSCMNGEIERAPYSVTVYDHLYQEYSKPGKSTVTLLCLSGYEPWRKFESDYQAGQKSAYDKEKERRTRVLIARAEKDFIPGLSSMIEVRESSTPLTNWHFTRNPEGAIYGFNQTVDNAFMNRLDCKTPIKGLYLASAWGNPGGGYGGVLSGGEKAFRMIVEDWAG; from the coding sequence ATGTTTGAAGAAAAAATGTCGAGACGCTCTTTTATTACCCTGTCCGCCATCACCGCTACTTCTCTTGCCCTTGACTGGTCAAAGATTAATGCCCTGGCTGCCACAATGGGCGACAAGGCGAACTATCCCGTTGTGGTAATCGGTGCTGGACTGGGCGGGCTTTGCGCCGCCGCGTACCTCTCGAAGTTCGGCGTGCCTGTCACGCTCGTTGAACAGCACACAATCCCCGGAGGGTACGCGACAGCCTTTGAAAGGGGGGATTTTACCTTCGAGGTATCCCTCCACCTGATTACCATCAACAATAACAGCACAGCGGCTATCATGAAGGACCTGGGGATACTCGACAAGTTGCCGATGGTTTCCCTTCCCGATCAGCAGACCCCTGAGTCATTGGTGGAGACCCTTGCCAAAAAGTCCCCTTCAGAAAAGGACGGGATAAGAAGTTTTGTCAACGAGATTACGGGCATATCGGACGAAATATCGAGTCTTGCCAAGAGGAAGGGTAACTCCGGGAGGGTCTCCCTTCTCCAGTATCCGAAGATGTGGAATGTGAAAGATAAGACCCTCGCAGATTTGCTCAACGGCTATGTAAAAGATCAGGAATTAAAGGATCTTCTCGCTTCCGGCTGGGGCGCTTATGGTCTACCCCCTTCAAAACTTTCGGCATTCTATTTTGCCGCTGCGCGAGGCGGCAGCCTCAAGAACGGCTCGTTCTATATCCGGCCCCGATCCCAGGCGCTCAGTGATGCCCTTGCAGAGACGATCACACGCTCCGGGGGAAAGATCCTTTATGGAACTGCCGCACAGAACATCAGGGTCAAGGGCGGCGCCGTGGAGGGTGTTGAGTTGCACAATGGCAGAGTCCTCCCGGCTGTAACAGTAGTGAGCAATGCCAGTGCGCTCACCACGTTTAAGAAGATGCTGTCACCCGGTTCAGTGCCAGCCGATTACCTCAAGAAACTTGACGGATACAGCACGAGCCTTTCGACCTTCATAGTCTGGCTTGGACTCAACAAAGATGTGAGACAGATCATAAAGACCTATCGTCAAGGCTTCAAGACAGGCCGCGGTATAGAGGCCGATTACCTATCGTGCATGAATGGCGAGATCGAGCGGGCTCCGTACAGTGTAACCGTTTACGATCATCTTTATCAGGAATATTCAAAGCCCGGAAAGTCAACGGTCACGCTCCTTTGCCTCAGCGGTTACGAACCGTGGCGTAAATTCGAGTCCGACTACCAGGCAGGACAAAAAAGCGCCTACGATAAGGAGAAGGAGAGACGGACAAGGGTCCTTATTGCCAGGGCGGAAAAGGATTTTATCCCAGGACTTTCCTCTATGATTGAGGTTAGGGAATCGTCAACACCTCTCACCAATTGGCACTTCACGCGGAATCCGGAGGGTGCTATATATGGCTTCAATCAGACTGTGGACAATGCCTTTATGAACAGGCTTGATTGCAAAACACCAATAAAAGGACTCTACTTAGCGAGCGCCTGGGGAAATCCCGGCGGCGGATATGGCGGTGTCCTGAGCGGTGGTGAAAAAGCCTTCAGGATGATAGTGGAAGACTGGGCGGGATAG
- a CDS encoding MarR family transcriptional regulator encodes MKENQLDELSESALLLFPLLKHLFNGDSGDPALASLRNQTYHILRILERRGPLPVSAIGKQLFIAKQNMTTFVDRLINEGLVERKNDAADRRVINIIITEKGRVFVKERRQGLKKIVKENLSKLSDEDIESLHSVFDVIRTIVHKLE; translated from the coding sequence GTGAAAGAAAACCAATTGGATGAGCTCTCCGAGAGCGCGCTTCTCCTCTTTCCATTGTTGAAACACCTTTTCAATGGAGATTCCGGTGACCCGGCGCTTGCATCATTGAGAAATCAGACCTACCATATACTTCGAATCCTGGAAAGAAGAGGGCCGCTTCCGGTATCGGCAATAGGGAAGCAACTATTCATAGCCAAGCAAAACATGACCACTTTCGTCGACAGGCTTATAAATGAAGGGTTGGTTGAACGAAAAAATGACGCCGCCGACAGGAGAGTTATAAACATCATCATAACGGAAAAAGGGAGAGTTTTTGTGAAAGAGAGGAGACAGGGCTTGAAAAAAATCGTCAAGGAAAATTTGTCGAAGTTGAGTGATGAGGACATTGAATCACTTCATTCAGTTTTTGATGTAATAAGAACCATTGTCCATAAGCTGGAGTAG